Proteins from a single region of Sylvia atricapilla isolate bSylAtr1 chromosome 7, bSylAtr1.pri, whole genome shotgun sequence:
- the NUP35 gene encoding nucleoporin NUP35 — MAAFAMELPPSGAEPMTLGSPTSPKQGTSAQFLPGFLMGDLPAPVTPQPRALYGPSVGVMETRSPLLAGGSPPQPVVPSHKDKGGAPPVRSIYDELSSPGLGSTPLSSRRPASFTLTQSPSVGILPSTPGAASGMFSPANIGQPKKTTLSPAQLDPFYTQGDSLTSEDQLDDTWVTVFGFPQASASYILLQFAQYGNILKHVMSNTGNWMHIRYQSKLQARKALSKDGRIFGESIMIGVKPCIDKSVMENSERSSTSSMSSIFTPPTKSTGTPIQPANNTARTSTMRPLATAYKASTSDYQVVSDRQTPRKDESIVSKAMEYVFGW; from the exons ATGGCCGCCTTCGCCATGGAGCTGCCGCCCTCAG gagCTGAACCAATGACTCTTGGCTCTCCAACATCTCCAAAGCAAGGAACTAGTGCTCAGTTTCTCCCTGGGTTTTTGATGGGTGACTTACCTGCACCAGTGACTCCCCAGCCACGAGCTTTATATGGCCCTTCAGTTGGTGTAATGGAAACAAGGTCTCCGCTGCTTGCAG GAGGGTCTCCCCCACAGCCAGTGGTCCCTTCACATAAAGATAAAGGTGGTGCTCCACCAGTTAGAAGCATTTATGATGAGTTATCCAGTCCTGGGCTTGGATCAACACCTCTGTCCTCCAGAAGACCA GCTAGCTTTACTTTAACACAGAGCCCATCAGTTGGAATTCTGCCATCAACTCCAGGAGCAG CTTCAGGCATGTTCAGTCCTGCAAATATTGGGCAGCCTAAGAAGACTACCCTATCTCCTGCTCAGCTAGATCCTTTCTATACTCAAGGTGATTCCCTTACTTCAGAAGATCAACTTGATGACACCTGGGTAACTGTATTTGG atttCCTCAAGCATCAGCTTCCTATATTCTACTACAGTTCGCTCAGTATGGAAACATATTAAAGCATGTG ATGTCAAACACAGGAAACTGGATGCATATTCGATACCAGTCTAAGCTTCAGGCCCGGAAAGCCTTAAGCAAAGACGGAAGAATTTTTGGTGAATCTATCATGATTGGTGTCAAGCCCTGTATAGATAAA AGTGTGatggaaaattctgaaagaagCTCTACATCCTCAATGTCTTCGATTTTCACTCCACCTACAAAATCTACTGGCACACCAATACAACCTGCAAATAATACTGCAAGGACTTCCACAATGAGACCTCTTGCAACAGCATATAAGGCTTCCACTAGTGACTATCAG GTGGTTTCTGACAGACAAACTCCTAGGAAAGATGAAAGTATTGTATCTAAGGCAATGGAATATGTTTTTGGCTGGTAA
- the LOC136363803 gene encoding LOW QUALITY PROTEIN: maestro heat-like repeat-containing protein family member 7 (The sequence of the model RefSeq protein was modified relative to this genomic sequence to represent the inferred CDS: substituted 1 base at 1 genomic stop codon): MAGRYLRQQQHQEFHIICRAVITPNSDMEQKPPIVPQLAWVEEDEEEAEATSAQQPEDLEQLQLLQEDAGRHEEQEHETVHGRFRRTAQMICEFILYLWEEETTGVGTGVLANFHLFKAETSAAMLDLLVQKGVSNPKQVPAMVRYIHRWLTANESDEHRLDKPLVRLTKEYPSDVLLTLLRWAPSCDRAATAMWRTIMTSSGTAEPALQILLDVLSAWPVYSMYTSDGDSTGVFALAATMTLWRVFILTWCPLTVLEYFPHLFLRLLFQVYISTLDTPEEVDSFWKECQEQHGLDTDPNRCSIPVLPVSPPLPWQEPVLPAXPGLCSAHRFILQTLKTLLCRLQCERVVLEMERKCGWDTLLCAGTHHYAVGLLAREMRRVSTIWCYSIIYCLFDLLSRDISDWDLPAMAFLVEVLECLDFNEWGDSILEILTRYLLSKSREMRRLVLRGLLVLSKDPLMSERLYSLTESLGHLLWDVDEDVVELSAGVLSFLLLHKDLILSSPIALQLAEALWPLFDHDNSLVQLLSIHLFQEVMRLVASKGKKPLKRHVNKSLLPLYFSCHDGNQRVAEASRETLLSAVRFLKRRDLVYLVKTDQMWRFSEGLLAEDRSRVREHLQLALPYLRSPQEALREVAVRFIGMAGRYLRQQQHQEFHIICRALQDMTDDPSPAISCLALQTLYVNIAWLVVLLEHFGDLIQEAVSTGAT, from the exons ATGGCCGGCCGCTAcctgagacagcagcagcaccaggagttCCATATCATCTGCAGGG cagtCATAACTCCAAACAGTGACATGGAGCAGAAACCCCCCATTGTACCCCAGCTGGCCTGggtggaggaggatgaggaggaggctgaagctacctcagcacagcagcctgaagatctggagcagctccagctgctgcaggagg ATGCAGGGAGGCACGAGGAACAAGAGCACGAAACCGTCCATGGTCGCTTCCGCAGAACAGCACAG atgaTCTGTGAATTCATCTTGTACCTTTGGGAGGAGGAGACCactggtgtgggcactggggtCTTGGCAAACTTTCACCTCTTCAAGGCCGAGACCAGTGCTGCCATGCTGGACTTGCTTGTGCAGAAGGGTGTCTCCAATCCAAAGCAA GTGCCAGCCATGGTGAGGTACATCCACCGCTGGCTCACGGCCAATGAGTCTGATGAGCACAGGCTGGACAAGCCCCTTGTGAGGCTGACCAAGGAATACCCCTCTGATGTGCTGCTGACTCTCTTGCGCTGGGCCCCATCATGTGACAG agctgccacagccaTGTGGAGGACGATCATGACCTCGAGTGGGACAGCGGAGCCGGCGCTGCAGATACTCCTCGATGTGCTGAGCGCCTGGCCAGTGTACAGCATGTACACCTCCGatggggacagcacaggagtCTTTGCCCTAGCT GCAACCATGACACTGTGGAGGGTCTTCATTCTGACCTGGTGCCCACTTACAGTGTTGGAGTATTTCCCCCATCTCTTCCTGCGTTTGCTCTTCCAAGTTTACATCAGCACACTGgatacaccagaggaggttgATAGCTTCTGGAAGGAATGCCAGGAGCAACATGGCCTTGACACTGACCCCAACAGGTGCTCCATCCCAGTCCTCCCAGTCTCCCCACCCCTCCCATGGCAGGAGCCAGTGCTCCCAGCATGACCTGGGCTTTGCTCTGCACACAGGTTTATATTGCAGACCCTGAAGACCCTGCTCTGCCGACTGCAGTGTGAGCGTGTGGTGCTAGAAATGGAACGCAAGTGTGGCTGGGACACACTGCTTTGTGCTGGCACCCACCACTATGCAGTGGGTCTGCTGGCCAG AGAGATGCGCCGTGTCTCCACAATCTGGTGTTACAGCATCATATACTGCCTCTTCGACCTACTCAGCAGAGACATTTCAGACTGGGATCTGCCTGCCATGGCCTTCCTTGTGGAG GTCCTGGAGTGCCTGGACTTCAATGAATGGGGTGACAGCATCCTGGAGATCCTGACAAGGTACCTGCTGAGCAAGTCCAGGGAGATGCGTCGACTGGTGCTCAGAGGCCTCCTGGTGCTCAGCAAAGACCCTTTGATG AGCGAAAGACTCTACAGCCTGACTGAAAGCCTTGGGCACCTGCTGTGGGATGTGGATGAAGACGTCGTTGAGTTGAGTGCTGGTGTACTCAGCTTTCTGCTCTTGCACAAAGACCTCATATTATCCAGCCCCATtgccctgcagctggctgaggcACTCTGGCCACTCTTCGACCAT GACAACAGCCTTGTGCAGCTGCTCTCCATTCACCTCTTTCAAGAGGTGATGAGGTTGGTAGcgtcaaagggaaaaaagcccctGAAGAGGCATGTGAACAAGAGCCTGCTCCCTCTCTACTTCAGCTGCCATGATGGGAACCAGCGTGTGGCAGAG gccTCTCGGGAAACGCTGCTTTCTGCTGTAAGGTTCCTGAAGAGGAGGGACCTTGTATACCTGGTGAAGACAGATCAGATGTGGAGGTTCAGCGAGGGCCTG CTGGCAGAGGACAGGAGCCGAGTACGCGAGCACCTGCAGCTGGCCCTGCCGTACCTGCGGAGCCCACAGGAGGCCCTGCGAGAGGTGGCCGTCAGGTTCATCG GGATGGCCGGCCGCTAcctgagacagcagcagcaccaggagttCCATATCATCTGCAGGG CCCTTCAGGACATGACAGatgaccccagccctgccatctCATGCCTGGCACTTCAAACTCTGTACGTCAACATAGCT TGGCTGGTTGTCCTGCTGGAGCATTTTGGAGATCTGATCCAGGAGGCTGTGTCTACTGGAGCCACCTGA
- the LOC136363802 gene encoding LOW QUALITY PROTEIN: maestro heat-like repeat-containing protein family member 7 (The sequence of the model RefSeq protein was modified relative to this genomic sequence to represent the inferred CDS: deleted 1 base in 1 codon): MAEKPPSLPKNVEKSPSAALPQQCNEMEQLQLLQKDAGKDQTQQQNPVRRCWRSIGKMFRNITGTWCRDMITMFTKGGTEPEPPQPQSISPAPSLDFFGERVVSSPSQVPGFVRNMHQRFQSDEPPDDRLFMDILRLTDAHPNDVAVTLLRCAPSCDKGAATMWKIIASSGATVDKVMPTVLCAMEDWPLHKMYTSDGDNKDVFALAATRVVWEILRLPWCPEPFVEYSPHLVVALLFQVFISTEQVTEDVNTFWSRCQEEHQDLPTSINRCCIPSPPVTPTSPGLRPGLPASPGRCSAHRFAVNTLKALFYHLQCPHILVAMERKCGWDTLLSADTHHYAVGLLAREMHCISTPFCSCIALRLLRLLSREKPQWDLPALAFLVEVLECLDFNEWGDSILEILTRYLPSESTERSRLALRGLLVLSKDPKMAKKMCSLSENLVELLKNEDGEVVRMTLSVFMNQLQNKDILVSSPTAPKLAEALRPLFDHDNREVQLRSIHLYKQMMESVVEKGKKPLKIFVNQSLLPLFFHCHDGNKHVAEASRETLLSAVSFLKRRDLKQLLKMDDPWSFGERVLAEDRSRAPENLRQALPYLESPQEPVREAAVRCIGEPQARDFVPPRPTAAGSRPGAVTGSVFPGIAGMLMRGQPEELQLICEALQALSTDDSPSNTNLIVQVMLDERAAVLSSSGSQEPGQQQTPCKRRCGDPRRSAGAVGTADAGHT, encoded by the exons ATGGCAGAGAAACCCCCCAGCCTACCCAAGAATGTGGAAAAATCCCCTTCTGCTGCCCTACCACAGCAATGTAATGAGATGGAGCAGttacagctgctgcagaagg ATGCAGGGAAGGACCAGACCCAACAGCAGAACCCTGTCCGTCGGTGCTGGCGCTCTATAGGCAAG ATGTTTAGGAACATCACAGGCACTTGGTGCCGAGATATGATCACCATGTTCACCAAGGGTGGGACAGAGCCTGAGCCCCCACAACCTCAGAGCATatctcctgctcccagcctggattTTTTTGGAGAGAGAGTTGTCTCCAGTCCGAGTCAA GTGCCAGGCTTTGTTAGGAACATGCACCAGAGGTTCCAGTCTGATGAGCCTCCAGATGACAGGCTGTTCATGGACATCCTGAGGCTGACTGATGCACACCCCAATGACGTTGCAGTGACCCTCCTGCGCTGCGCCCCATCGTGTGACAA aggtgctgcaaCCATGTGGAAGATCATAGCCTCATCAGGAGCAACAGTGGACAAGGTGATGCCAACAGTGCTCTGTGCGATGGAGGACTGGCCACTGCACAAAATGTACACCTCTGATGGGGACAATAAGGATGTATTTGCCCTGGCT GCAACCAGGGTGGTTTGGGAGATTCTCCGCCTGCCCTGGTGCCCAGAGCCATTTGTTGAATATTCCCCCCATCTCGTCGTGGCTCTGCTCTTCCAAGTTTTCATCAGTACAGAGCAGGTGACAGAGGATGTCAACACTTTCTGGAGTAGATGTCAGGAGGAACATCAAGACCTTCCCACCAGTATCAACAGGTGTTGCATCCCCAGTCCTCCTGTCACTcccacatccccagggctgaggcCTGGGCTCCCAGCATCACCTGGGCGTTGCTCTGCACACAGGTTTGCTGTGAACACTTTGAAGGCACTGTTCTACCATCTGCAGTGTCCGCATATACTGGTGGCAATGGAGCGCAAATGTGGCTGGGACACACTCCTCTCTGCTGACACCCACCACTATGCAGTGGGTCTGCTGGCCAG AGAGATGCACTGTATCTCCACACCATTTTGTTCCTGCATTGCACTCCGCCTGCTCAGGCTGCTCAGCAGGGAGAAACCACAATGGGATCTGCCTGCCCTGGCATTCCTTGTGGAG GTCCTGGAGTGCCTGGACTTCAATGAATGGGGTGACAGCATCCTGGAGATCCTGACAAGGTACCTGCCAAGCGAGTCCACAGAGAGGAGTCGTCTGGCACTCAGAGGCCTCCTGGTGCTCAGCAAGGACCCCAAAATG GCCAAAAAAATGTGCAGCCTGTCTGAAAACCTTGTGGAGCTACTGAAGAATGAAGATGGAGAGGTGGTGAGGATGACCCTCTCTGTGTTCATGAACCAACTCCAAAACAAAGATATCCTAGTCTCCAGCCCCACGGCCCCGAAACTGGCTGAGGCACTCCGGCCACTCTTCGACCAT GACAACAGAGAGGTGCAGCTGCGCTCCATTCACCTCTACAAACAAATGATGGAATCGGTagttgaaaagggaaaaaagcccctGAAGATTTTTGTGAACCAGAGCCTGCTCCCCCTCTTCTTCCATTGTCATGATGGGAACAAGCATGTGGCAGAG gccTCTCGGGAAACGCTGCTTTCTGCTGTAAGCTTCCTGAAGAGGAGGGATCTCAAGCAGCTGCTGAAGATGGACGACCCATGGAGCTTTGGCGAGCGTGTG CTGGCAGAGGACAGGAGCCGGGCACCCGAGAACCTGCGGCAGGCTCTGCCGTACCTGGAGAGCCCTCAGGAGCCCGTGCGAGAGGCGGCCGTCCGGTGCATTGGTGAGCCTCAGGCCCGGGATTTC GTCCCTCCCCgccccactgcagcaggatCCCGGCCAGGGGCCGTGACTGGCTCTGTGTTCCCAGGGATCGCCGGGATGCTCATGAGGGGACAGCcggaagagctgcagctcatCTGTGAGG CCCTTCAAGCCCTTAGCACAGATGACAGCCCCTCCAACACAAACCTGATAGTTCAAGTTATGCTCGATGAAAGAGCTGCAGTACTAAGTTCCTCTGGATCACAAGaaccaggacagcagcagacCCCATGCAAGAGGAGATGTGGAGATCCGAGGAGATCAGCTGGAGCTGTAGGCACAGCTGATGCTGGGCACACCTGA